Proteins co-encoded in one Arachis stenosperma cultivar V10309 chromosome 7, arast.V10309.gnm1.PFL2, whole genome shotgun sequence genomic window:
- the LOC130941655 gene encoding protein IQ-DOMAIN 10-like: protein MGARKGCWILFKQKKKPKEDKSQEEKVNPSEEKINEESLNGKQSSNEESSSMIPNEGGLIMDRTVPSRLIDNIAATRIQNAFRSFMARRTLNHLKGAEKFEALIQDHLAREQTATALSYIHSWSRIQDEIKARRICMITEARVKQRRLESQLKLEAKIHQLEVEWCGGSETMEEIISRLYQREEAAIKRERAMAYAFSHQWRPNCSQYFGQASYSLGKESWGWSWTERWVAARPWEIRVRVHTSKVKKLNSLQQKSKLDKMDDNKSKGKENDTSELSNNCIPE, encoded by the exons ATGGGTGCAAGGAAAGGTTGTTGGATACTATTCAAGCAGAAAAAGAAACCCAAAGAAGATAAATCCCAAGAAGAAAAG GTAAACCCTAGCGAAGAAAAGATAAACGAAGAATCGTTGAATGGAAAGCAAAGCAGTAATGAAGAGTCAAGTAGCATGATCCCTAATGAAGGTGGTTTGATAATGGATAGAACAGTTCCTTCAAGGTTGATTGATAATATTGCTGCTACAAGGATCCAAAATGCATTTCGCTCTTTTATG GCAAGAAGAACATTAAACCATCTAAAGGGAGCAGAGAAATTTGAAGCTTTGATTCAAGATCACCTGGCCAGAGAGCAAACAGCAACTGCATTAAGCTATATACATTCATGGAGCAGAATACAAGACGAGATTAAAGCTCGCAGAATCTGTATGATAACAGAAGCTCGTGTTAAGCAAAGGAGATTGGAAAGCCAGCTAAAACTCGAAGCTAAGATTCATCAGCTAGAG GTGGAATGGTGCGGCGGTTCAGAAACAATGGAAGAGATAATTTCAAGGTTATATCAGAGAGAAGAAGCCGCAATTAAACGAGAGCGAGCCATGGCATATGCCTTCTCCCATCAG TGGAGGCCAAACTGTAGCCAATATTTCGGTCAGGCTTCGTATAGTCTCGGTAAGGAAAGCTGGGGTTGGAGCTGGACGGAGCGTTGGGTTGCGGCGCGGCCTTGGGAAATCCGGGTACGAGTTCATACCTCCAAGGTAAAGAAACTCAATAGCCTGCAGCAAAAGTCCAAGTTAGATAAGATGGATGACAACAAGAGCAAAGGAAAAGAAAACGACACTTCGGAGTTGTCAAATAACTGTATACCTGAATAG